Proteins from a single region of Chrysemys picta bellii isolate R12L10 chromosome 9, ASM1138683v2, whole genome shotgun sequence:
- the LOC101939765 gene encoding vesicle-associated membrane protein 2-like: MSVPAPTQGAGGATIPGAGGPPPPPNVTSNRRLQQTQAQVDEVVDIMRVNVDKVLERDQKLSELDNRADALQAGASQFETSAAKLKRKYWWKNCKMMIILGVVCAVILIVIIIYFCT; the protein is encoded by the exons GTCAGTCCCAGCTCCCACCCAAGGTGCCGGAGGTGCCACAATTCCTGGGGCAGGAgggcctcctcccccacccaatgtGACCAGTAACAGAAGATTGCAGCAGACACAAGCTCAGGTCGATGAG GTGGTGGACATCATGCGAGTGAATGTAGACAAGGTTCTAGAAAGAGACCAAAAGCTTTCAGAGCTTGACAACCGGGCAGATGCATTACAAGCTGGTGCCTCACAGTTTGAAACTAGTGCAGCCAAATTGAAGAGAAAATACTGGTGGAAAAACTGCAAG ATGATGATCATCCTTGGTGTAGTATGTGCAGTCATTCTTATTGTAATTATAA TTTATTTCTGCACTTGA